One stretch of Dissulfurimicrobium hydrothermale DNA includes these proteins:
- the yedF gene encoding sulfurtransferase-like selenium metabolism protein YedF — protein METRDCRGLACPKPVLVAKELIETHPNEIIEVIVDNEASRQNVTRFLKSQGWETAVKASENGVFVISGAPPTCAIELGAKGTGQKRSEAAEGHQKILIIIPTDVFGQGDEDLGRALMKNFISTLKEMGDDLWRIVLLNNGVRLAITGSEHLDELKGLAHRGVDILVCGTCLNHFRLLEKKAIGETTNMLDIVTSMQLATKVIRI, from the coding sequence ATGGAAACACGGGATTGCCGCGGCCTTGCATGTCCAAAACCGGTACTTGTGGCCAAAGAACTTATCGAGACACATCCGAACGAAATAATCGAGGTCATCGTTGACAATGAGGCATCAAGACAAAACGTCACCCGCTTTTTAAAGAGCCAGGGCTGGGAGACTGCTGTAAAGGCATCAGAAAATGGGGTATTCGTCATAAGTGGGGCACCCCCCACATGCGCCATCGAATTAGGCGCCAAAGGGACAGGACAAAAAAGATCAGAGGCCGCAGAAGGACATCAAAAGATACTCATCATTATACCTACGGATGTATTCGGCCAGGGGGACGAAGACCTCGGCCGCGCCCTGATGAAGAACTTTATTTCCACGCTCAAGGAAATGGGAGATGACCTCTGGAGGATCGTTCTGCTGAACAACGGGGTAAGGCTCGCCATAACCGGCTCAGAACACCTTGATGAATTAAAAGGGCTTGCACACAGAGGTGTTGACATACTGGTATGCGGCACATGCCTCAATCACTTCCGTCTTCTTGAGAAAAAGGCTATTGGCGAGACCACTAACATGCTCGACATCGTCACATCTATGCAGCTTGCCACGAAGGTCATAAGGATTTAG
- a CDS encoding efflux RND transporter permease subunit — protein MPRFFINHPVFAWVIAIMIMLAGLLAIKTLPVSQYPPIAPPMITINAMYPGASAQTVQDTVTQVIEQKLNGIDNLIYMSSTSDSSGAAAINLSFKPGTDPNIAQVQVQNKLQLAMPLLPQVVQRQGIAVVKSTKNFLLVLGLVSEDGSMDRNALTDYLISNIQDTISRLEGVGEVQLFGTQNAMRIWLDPFKLYGYHLTVNDVIAALEAQNVQVSAGQFGGAPAAPGQQLNAVITARTLLQTPEQFGAIVLKTNSDGSTVRLRDVADCKIGTESYDVQAFYNGKPIGAMAIRLASGANALETVGRIKAKMEELSRYFPPHMKVVYPYDTTPFVKISIEEVVKTLFEAVCLVFVIMFLFLQNIRATLIPTIAVPVVLLGTFGVLYAAGFSINILTMFAMVIVIGLLVDDAIVVVENVERIMSEEGLSPHDATVKSMGQITGALWGIATVLTAAFLPMAFFGGSTGVIYRQFSITIISAMILSVFVAMTLTPALCATMLKPVERGYHFGEFGLLKGFFRWFNKWFDRRRVQYESIVRRSFGKTARYLIVYCIIVACMVFLFLRLPTAFLPDEDQGIIYSLIQLPAGATFERTLNVMKQVEHYFLEDEKKAVNAVITVAGFSYAGRGQNMGLAIIKLRDWKLRQSPELRAPAVLRRAMARFSRIRDGVVFAFIPPPAIELGQANGFDFELEDRAGLGHERLMEARNQLLGMAMKDPKLMAVRPNGMDDTPQFKLDIDDVQAASMGISLDDINNVLSAAWGGLYINDFIQNGRVKKVYLQADAPYRMLPKDIYRWYVRNKQGRMVPFSAFSTARWQYGSPRLERYNGIPSVEIMGQAAPGVSTGEAMAEMERLAAKLPSGIGYEWTGLSYEEKQAGKQAPALYAISLLVVFLSVAALYESWTIPFVNMLMLPLGLVGAVTATTLRGLSNDVYLQIGLLTTMGLSTKNAILIIQFIKDQLRQGVGLIEATLAAIKIRLRPVLMTSLAFFFGTLPLALTHGAGAGAQNAIGTAVTGGMLSATFIDLIFIPFFFVLISRLFRKGQPGPLSVKSITSSDVRGVN, from the coding sequence ATGCCCAGATTTTTTATAAACCACCCTGTATTTGCCTGGGTGATAGCCATCATGATCATGCTGGCCGGTCTCTTGGCGATCAAGACCCTGCCGGTCTCTCAATATCCTCCTATCGCACCGCCCATGATCACCATCAACGCCATGTATCCAGGGGCATCGGCGCAGACGGTGCAGGATACGGTAACGCAGGTGATCGAACAGAAGCTGAACGGGATCGACAACCTGATATACATGTCGTCCACTAGCGATTCATCAGGGGCGGCGGCCATCAACCTGAGCTTCAAGCCCGGCACCGACCCGAACATCGCCCAGGTGCAGGTACAGAACAAGCTGCAGCTGGCCATGCCGCTGCTGCCTCAGGTTGTGCAAAGACAAGGGATTGCGGTGGTCAAGTCCACCAAGAACTTCCTGCTGGTACTTGGTCTGGTGTCAGAAGACGGGTCCATGGACCGCAACGCCCTGACTGATTATCTGATCTCCAATATCCAGGACACCATCAGCCGGCTTGAAGGTGTGGGCGAGGTGCAGCTGTTCGGCACCCAGAATGCCATGCGGATATGGTTGGATCCCTTCAAGTTGTACGGCTATCATTTGACCGTCAACGATGTTATCGCTGCACTAGAGGCCCAAAACGTTCAGGTCTCTGCCGGTCAGTTTGGCGGCGCTCCAGCTGCGCCTGGGCAACAGCTGAACGCCGTCATAACAGCCCGCACCTTGTTGCAGACACCGGAGCAGTTCGGCGCGATCGTTTTGAAGACGAACAGTGATGGTTCCACCGTCAGATTGAGGGATGTGGCCGACTGCAAGATCGGTACCGAGAGCTATGACGTACAGGCCTTCTATAATGGGAAACCGATTGGGGCTATGGCCATAAGGCTGGCGTCAGGAGCGAATGCGCTGGAGACGGTCGGCCGGATCAAGGCCAAGATGGAGGAGTTGTCAAGATATTTTCCCCCACATATGAAGGTAGTTTATCCATATGATACCACCCCATTCGTCAAGATCTCCATCGAAGAGGTGGTCAAGACCTTGTTCGAGGCGGTATGTCTGGTCTTTGTGATCATGTTTCTATTCCTCCAGAACATCCGAGCCACACTGATACCGACCATAGCGGTTCCGGTGGTGCTCTTGGGCACATTCGGGGTGTTATATGCAGCTGGTTTTTCAATCAACATCTTGACTATGTTCGCAATGGTCATTGTCATAGGCCTCCTGGTTGACGACGCCATCGTGGTGGTGGAGAATGTTGAGCGGATTATGTCGGAAGAGGGGCTGTCGCCGCATGACGCCACGGTCAAGTCCATGGGGCAGATCACGGGCGCCCTCTGGGGTATCGCCACCGTGCTGACAGCAGCCTTTCTGCCGATGGCCTTTTTTGGTGGTTCCACAGGTGTCATATATCGTCAATTCTCAATTACTATCATCTCCGCTATGATCCTTTCGGTCTTTGTTGCAATGACCTTGACCCCGGCCTTATGCGCTACCATGCTCAAGCCGGTGGAAAGGGGATATCATTTCGGCGAATTTGGTTTGTTGAAGGGTTTTTTTCGCTGGTTCAATAAATGGTTCGATCGCAGGAGGGTTCAATATGAGTCGATCGTCAGGCGTTCATTCGGCAAGACGGCACGTTATCTGATTGTTTACTGCATAATTGTCGCATGTATGGTCTTTCTCTTTTTGCGCCTGCCCACTGCCTTTCTGCCGGATGAGGATCAGGGCATTATTTATAGTTTGATACAGCTGCCTGCCGGGGCAACCTTTGAACGAACATTGAATGTGATGAAACAGGTCGAGCACTATTTTCTGGAGGATGAGAAAAAGGCGGTGAATGCGGTGATCACCGTGGCCGGCTTCAGCTACGCCGGCCGTGGCCAGAACATGGGGTTGGCCATTATCAAGCTGCGTGACTGGAAGTTGCGCCAGTCCCCGGAACTGCGGGCACCTGCGGTTTTGAGACGTGCCATGGCCAGATTTTCCCGAATCAGGGACGGGGTGGTATTTGCCTTTATTCCGCCGCCGGCCATAGAGTTGGGACAGGCCAACGGTTTTGATTTCGAGCTTGAAGATCGGGCCGGCCTTGGTCATGAAAGGTTGATGGAGGCCCGCAACCAGCTCTTGGGTATGGCCATGAAAGATCCGAAATTGATGGCTGTACGGCCCAACGGTATGGATGACACCCCTCAATTTAAGCTCGATATCGACGATGTACAGGCGGCCAGTATGGGGATTTCCTTGGATGACATCAATAATGTCCTGTCCGCTGCATGGGGTGGTCTTTATATCAATGATTTCATTCAAAACGGCAGGGTCAAGAAGGTCTATCTTCAGGCCGATGCGCCGTACCGAATGCTGCCCAAAGATATCTACAGATGGTATGTACGCAATAAACAGGGTAGGATGGTTCCTTTCTCAGCCTTTTCGACCGCCAGATGGCAGTATGGCTCGCCGCGGCTTGAGCGTTATAATGGCATCCCTTCTGTTGAGATTATGGGGCAGGCGGCGCCTGGGGTGAGCACAGGCGAGGCCATGGCCGAGATGGAGAGGCTGGCTGCCAAACTGCCATCGGGGATCGGCTATGAATGGACTGGTCTTTCATATGAAGAAAAGCAGGCCGGAAAACAGGCGCCTGCGCTCTATGCCATCTCGCTCCTGGTGGTGTTTCTATCTGTAGCTGCGTTGTATGAAAGTTGGACCATACCATTTGTCAATATGCTGATGCTGCCGCTGGGCCTTGTCGGGGCTGTTACGGCGACGACTTTACGTGGATTGTCGAATGACGTCTATCTCCAGATCGGGCTCTTGACCACCATGGGACTTTCTACAAAGAACGCAATCCTGATCATTCAGTTCATCAAAGACCAATTGCGTCAAGGGGTTGGTCTGATTGAAGCTACACTCGCCGCGATAAAGATCCGGCTTCGTCCGGTCCTTATGACCTCATTGGCGTTTTTTTTCGGCACCTTGCCGTTGGCCCTCACCCACGGGGCCGGCGCCGGGGCGCAAAACGCCATCGGTACAGCAGTCACCGGCGGGATGCTCTCGGCCACCTTTATCGATTTGATCTTTATCCCATTCTTTTTTGTATTGATATCAAGACTGTTCAGGAAAGGGCAGCCGGGACCGCTTTCTGTAAAATCCATTACTTCTTCGGACGTCCGGGGGGTAAATTGA
- a CDS encoding efflux RND transporter periplasmic adaptor subunit, giving the protein MRNMNRVRFVMAAVLAVGLLLYGCGEQKKGAGPPQPRTPEVAVITVQPEQVELTTELPGRVSAFCVAEVRPQVSGIIQKRLFTEGSDVKAGQVLYQIDPAPFQAAYDNAKAALAKAEANLIPARLKEERYRELVKIKAVSQQDYDDAYAAFKQAEAELASAKAAVETARINLGYTRVRAPISGRIGRSAVTAGALVTADQPAALATIQQLDPVYVDLTQSSAEMLQLEREMAEGVLKRSASADLGQVGLLMGDGSRYPLPGVLKFSEVMVEQDTGSVTMRAVFPNPKHILLPGMFVRGIVKEGVDEHAILVPQRAVTRDQKGDAVVMVVGAGERVEPRIIKVSRTIGDKWLVNEGLKAGDRVVMEGLQRVRPGAPVKVVAFSVPQSAAPAGISKPAVIKK; this is encoded by the coding sequence ATGAGAAATATGAACAGGGTGAGGTTTGTGATGGCCGCGGTCCTCGCCGTCGGCCTATTGTTGTACGGCTGCGGCGAGCAAAAAAAGGGGGCCGGTCCGCCACAGCCTAGAACCCCTGAGGTAGCTGTGATAACGGTGCAACCTGAACAAGTTGAACTCACCACTGAATTGCCTGGCAGGGTATCGGCCTTTTGTGTTGCAGAGGTGCGCCCGCAGGTAAGTGGCATCATCCAGAAACGGCTGTTCACCGAGGGCTCGGATGTCAAGGCCGGGCAGGTGCTGTATCAGATCGACCCCGCACCCTTTCAGGCGGCCTACGACAACGCAAAGGCCGCTTTGGCCAAGGCTGAGGCCAATTTGATCCCGGCCCGTCTAAAGGAAGAGCGCTACAGAGAACTGGTTAAGATCAAGGCAGTGAGCCAGCAGGACTACGACGATGCCTATGCCGCATTTAAGCAGGCCGAAGCCGAGCTTGCATCAGCCAAGGCCGCAGTGGAGACGGCCAGGATCAATCTGGGCTACACCAGGGTAAGGGCGCCGATCTCAGGGCGCATCGGGCGCTCGGCGGTGACGGCCGGTGCGCTTGTAACGGCCGATCAACCTGCTGCATTGGCCACGATCCAACAGCTTGACCCCGTTTATGTCGATCTAACTCAATCCAGCGCTGAGATGCTGCAGTTGGAGCGTGAGATGGCGGAAGGCGTGCTCAAACGCAGCGCATCCGCCGATCTGGGGCAGGTCGGATTGCTTATGGGAGACGGAAGCCGCTACCCATTGCCTGGCGTCCTGAAGTTTTCGGAGGTTATGGTGGAACAGGATACCGGCTCAGTCACTATGCGGGCCGTCTTCCCAAATCCAAAACATATACTATTGCCAGGGATGTTTGTCCGCGGGATTGTAAAAGAAGGGGTCGATGAGCATGCGATCTTGGTCCCACAGCGCGCTGTGACCCGCGATCAAAAAGGTGATGCCGTGGTCATGGTGGTAGGGGCCGGAGAAAGGGTTGAACCGCGGATTATTAAAGTATCTCGTACTATTGGCGATAAGTGGCTGGTGAATGAAGGGCTTAAGGCAGGCGATCGGGTCGTTATGGAAGGGCTCCAGCGGGTGCGCCCGGGAGCGCCGGTCAAGGTCGTGGCATTCAGCGTCCCTCAATCCGCAGCTCCTGCCGGCATTTCAAAGCCTGCGGTGATCAAAAAGTAA
- a CDS encoding ABC transporter ATP-binding protein produces MKKAVIETKHIETRFGDTVVHKDVSFTVYEGEIYGLLGGSGSGKTTLLRQMIMLSRPSNGSITVLGRNILSMTEKEAHALRTKCGVCFQFGALFTSLTVFQNIAAVLREYTDLDEEDIDRIVRAKLKMVGLEPRAGDRYPSELSGGMVKRAALARALAMDPKLLFLDEPSSGLDPVSAEAFDNLILTLKNLLGLTIVMITHDMDTIFNVLDRMAVLADGVVAAEGRLDDILKKNDHRFIKEFFGTNRALSRAERRKAPWKPGLITP; encoded by the coding sequence GTGAAAAAGGCAGTTATCGAGACGAAACACATAGAAACCCGTTTCGGCGACACCGTCGTTCACAAAGACGTCTCCTTTACCGTATATGAAGGTGAGATATATGGCCTTCTCGGTGGAAGCGGCTCAGGTAAGACCACCCTCCTGCGGCAAATGATCATGTTGAGCAGGCCATCCAATGGGAGCATAACGGTGCTGGGAAGAAATATACTTTCTATGACCGAAAAGGAAGCCCATGCCCTAAGGACGAAATGTGGGGTATGTTTCCAATTCGGGGCGCTTTTTACATCCCTTACGGTCTTCCAGAATATAGCGGCTGTATTAAGGGAATACACCGACCTAGACGAAGAAGACATAGACCGCATAGTCCGGGCGAAACTCAAGATGGTAGGGCTTGAACCGAGAGCGGGGGATCGTTATCCATCGGAACTGAGCGGAGGCATGGTAAAGCGTGCCGCACTTGCAAGGGCGCTCGCAATGGACCCAAAACTACTCTTCCTTGATGAACCCAGCTCAGGACTTGATCCAGTAAGCGCCGAGGCATTTGATAACCTTATACTTACGTTGAAAAATCTTCTCGGATTAACCATTGTAATGATTACTCACGACATGGATACCATCTTCAATGTCCTGGACCGGATGGCTGTTCTGGCGGATGGCGTTGTGGCGGCGGAAGGCAGGCTCGACGACATCTTGAAAAAAAATGACCACAGGTTCATTAAGGAATTTTTTGGCACGAACCGTGCGTTAAGCAGGGCAGAAAGGAGGAAGGCTCCATGGAAACCAGGGCTAATTACACCATAG
- a CDS encoding ABC transporter permease, whose amino-acid sequence MNPSFITLKDDNQPILILSGRWLLGNLSSIKKEFEGLKAKLPRTGVIFLDCKDIEEMDTASMLFFISMRKSLKSGLKVSAKGLNPSFLRLFKVMSLCYVEADFKPRHPRLVSRLLYHIGENTAQAVGDFRSFLDFTGRSTLAFLKDLAHPSGIRLNELAVNIQNIGVMAVPIIALSAFLIGVVIAFQSAVQLKNYGANIFIVDMVGISIPRELSPLITAIVVAGRSASAFTAQIGAMKVTEELDAMETLGFDTYRFIILPRILATIITLPLLIFFADIVGIYAGMLVSSLQLDIRPAQFLERLEEAVSIRHYLIGLLKGPFFALAIASIGCFRGLQVSRNTQSIGRYTTVSVVNSIFAVIFLDAVFSIIFTELKL is encoded by the coding sequence ATGAATCCCTCCTTTATCACCCTGAAAGACGATAACCAGCCCATCCTCATACTAAGCGGCCGATGGCTGCTTGGAAATCTTTCTTCCATAAAAAAGGAATTTGAAGGCCTTAAGGCCAAACTCCCAAGGACCGGGGTCATCTTTCTCGACTGTAAGGACATCGAAGAGATGGACACGGCATCGATGCTCTTTTTTATCAGTATGCGCAAGTCATTGAAGTCCGGTCTCAAGGTCTCGGCAAAGGGGCTGAACCCTTCTTTTTTAAGGCTCTTTAAGGTCATGTCGCTCTGCTATGTCGAGGCCGATTTTAAACCAAGGCATCCAAGGCTTGTCTCGCGCCTGCTCTATCATATCGGCGAAAATACCGCCCAAGCGGTAGGCGACTTCCGCTCGTTTCTGGATTTTACAGGCCGTTCGACGCTGGCCTTTCTAAAAGACCTGGCCCATCCAAGCGGCATCCGACTGAATGAGCTCGCTGTTAACATTCAAAATATTGGCGTCATGGCCGTACCCATCATTGCGCTTTCCGCCTTTCTGATCGGGGTCGTAATCGCCTTTCAAAGTGCCGTACAACTGAAAAACTACGGGGCGAACATCTTTATTGTGGACATGGTGGGCATCTCCATACCAAGAGAGCTCTCTCCTCTCATCACCGCTATCGTGGTTGCAGGCCGAAGCGCATCCGCCTTTACCGCGCAGATCGGGGCCATGAAAGTCACCGAGGAACTGGACGCAATGGAGACCCTCGGCTTTGACACCTATCGCTTCATCATCCTCCCTCGCATTTTGGCCACGATCATTACCCTTCCGCTCCTCATCTTTTTTGCAGACATAGTCGGCATCTATGCAGGCATGCTCGTCTCAAGCCTTCAGCTCGACATAAGACCCGCACAGTTTCTGGAGCGCCTTGAAGAGGCGGTGAGCATAAGACATTACCTCATCGGTCTGTTAAAGGGCCCGTTTTTCGCCCTGGCCATTGCATCCATTGGCTGCTTCAGGGGCCTTCAGGTCTCTCGAAACACGCAGAGCATCGGCCGCTACACCACTGTAAGCGTGGTAAATTCCATCTTCGCAGTCATCTTTTTGGATGCAGTCTTTTCGATCATCTTTACGGAGCTTAAACTGTGA
- a CDS encoding efflux transporter outer membrane subunit produces the protein MVRTMTVICFCIMSGFFLCLGGCSLAPKYLRPAAPVSAQWPKGEAYKARWSGVQPSISWQEFFINPKLRKVVAMALENNRDLRVAALNIEKAIALYQIQRSELFPGIDASGSWSKEHQLISGLPGGAQSPTIKRYSVELGISAWELDIFGRIRSLKEQALEQFSATEQAQRGVQISLVAEVANTWLALAADQEQLKLAQDTLKNRQDAYQLVRRRFELGVSSELDLRQAQMQVEAAKVDVARYTTLVAQDENALNLAVGKSVPPELLPHDLSETLAAVKEVAPGLPSDVLLRRPDILQAEDILKGANANIGAARADFFPRITLTTNIGLMSEELSRLFKSGSDTWGFVPQVILPIFDAGASSANLRAAKVDRDIALARYEKAIQTAFREVADALAQRGTIDEQAAAQRSLTDAAAATYHLSMSCYEKGIDSYLNVLDAQRSLYAAQQGLIAIRLARLTNLVTLYKVLGGGGPQNSTSSNVSHPDKQ, from the coding sequence ATGGTACGCACGATGACGGTCATCTGTTTCTGTATCATGTCAGGGTTTTTTCTCTGCCTTGGCGGTTGTTCTTTGGCCCCAAAGTACCTCAGACCAGCGGCCCCGGTTTCGGCTCAGTGGCCTAAAGGAGAGGCATATAAGGCCCGCTGGTCTGGCGTTCAACCTTCTATCTCATGGCAAGAGTTTTTTATCAATCCTAAATTGCGTAAAGTGGTCGCTATGGCCTTGGAGAACAACCGTGATCTGCGAGTGGCGGCCCTCAATATAGAAAAGGCGATCGCCTTGTACCAGATCCAACGCTCAGAGCTTTTCCCGGGTATTGATGCATCCGGCAGCTGGAGTAAGGAACACCAACTGATCAGCGGTCTCCCAGGAGGGGCGCAAAGTCCTACAATCAAACGCTATAGCGTTGAGTTAGGGATAAGCGCTTGGGAGCTCGATATTTTTGGGCGCATCCGGAGCTTGAAAGAACAGGCCTTGGAGCAATTTTCCGCTACGGAACAGGCACAGCGGGGTGTGCAGATATCTCTGGTAGCCGAAGTTGCAAACACCTGGCTGGCGCTGGCCGCCGACCAAGAGCAGCTTAAGTTGGCCCAAGACACCCTGAAGAACCGTCAGGATGCCTATCAGCTGGTTCGGCGCCGTTTCGAGCTGGGCGTTTCCTCTGAACTGGACCTGCGGCAGGCTCAGATGCAGGTGGAGGCGGCGAAAGTTGATGTAGCCCGCTACACCACCCTTGTAGCGCAGGATGAAAACGCCTTGAATCTGGCTGTAGGAAAGTCAGTTCCTCCTGAGTTGCTTCCGCATGACCTTTCCGAAACACTGGCTGCTGTGAAAGAGGTTGCCCCAGGCCTGCCATCAGATGTCCTGTTGAGGCGTCCTGATATCCTCCAGGCCGAGGATATCCTCAAGGGGGCCAATGCAAACATTGGCGCCGCCCGTGCAGATTTTTTTCCGCGTATTACCCTCACTACCAATATCGGCCTAATGAGCGAGGAGCTCTCAAGACTCTTCAAGTCAGGATCGGATACTTGGGGTTTCGTGCCGCAGGTGATCCTTCCGATTTTTGATGCCGGTGCATCGAGCGCCAATCTGAGGGCGGCAAAGGTTGATCGCGATATTGCATTGGCCAGATATGAGAAGGCGATACAGACGGCATTTAGAGAGGTGGCCGATGCCCTTGCCCAGCGAGGGACTATTGATGAACAGGCGGCGGCGCAGCGGTCGTTGACGGATGCAGCGGCTGCGACATATCATCTTTCCATGTCGTGCTATGAAAAAGGGATCGACAGCTATCTGAACGTACTGGACGCCCAACGATCTCTCTATGCCGCCCAACAGGGGTTGATCGCCATCCGTTTGGCCCGTCTGACGAATTTGGTGACCTTATATAAGGTGTTGGGAGGCGGCGGTCCTCAGAATTCTACATCATCGAACGTCAGCCATCCGGACAAGCAATGA
- a CDS encoding ABC-type transport auxiliary lipoprotein family protein translates to MKTKTVKIVLFLPVFCLFLSSCVKVKEVPPIHYYRIAIETRGLKAVDIPAYGSIKVTVKGMMSRSIYYLDKKYGKNAFYLNRWAEPPDDMIKKKIILAIKETGLATDVLSADSLASTQYLLEIEIDDLSMHIQDDGGEGVVVISAVLVDTKHSRPIKNSLFRCGSPSSAVSPMDSVDAINKAADRCVTRIYDWLAK, encoded by the coding sequence ATGAAGACGAAAACAGTAAAAATAGTCCTTTTCTTACCTGTTTTTTGCCTTTTCTTGTCCTCGTGCGTAAAAGTAAAAGAGGTCCCGCCTATCCACTATTACCGCATAGCTATAGAGACCAGGGGGCTTAAAGCCGTCGATATACCGGCCTATGGCTCAATCAAGGTGACAGTGAAGGGCATGATGAGCAGGTCGATATATTATCTAGACAAAAAATACGGCAAAAACGCCTTTTACTTGAACAGATGGGCGGAACCGCCGGATGATATGATCAAGAAAAAGATAATTTTAGCTATTAAGGAAACCGGTCTTGCAACCGATGTCCTGTCCGCAGACTCCCTAGCCTCGACGCAATATCTTCTCGAGATAGAGATAGACGACCTTTCGATGCACATACAGGATGATGGCGGCGAGGGGGTTGTGGTAATTTCAGCAGTCCTTGTCGATACAAAGCATTCCAGACCGATAAAAAACAGTCTTTTCAGGTGCGGCAGCCCCTCGAGCGCTGTAAGCCCGATGGACTCTGTGGATGCAATCAACAAGGCTGCGGACAGATGCGTGACAAGGATTTATGACTGGCTTGCAAAGTAG
- a CDS encoding MlaD family protein, whose protein sequence is METRANYTIVGLFVMIFTIGALVFAMWLGGFYKKDRFKYYYTELKESVSGLNKDAPVKYMGVTIGSVKDIMIDPSNPTKVRILLEVQKDTPILQGMYATLNFTGITGIAYIEIRGGKQGALPLTAKNGGIPVIPSRPSLFSEVGMSAANITGKLEQAIDRINRLMTDENADHLNAFLQHLDELSGRLNDGFSPKTIDNIRLLVENLTEASQRLKNIATEADSLRPMARELSQKADLTLDRLASASSNIDELSLELDKKVKAGDYDIKPMLEPSVFMLNDTLREARSLLSTLHEEAKAIGNSPADLLLKRSRPLLGPGEESEK, encoded by the coding sequence ATGGAAACCAGGGCTAATTACACCATAGTAGGCCTCTTTGTAATGATTTTTACAATAGGAGCGCTGGTATTCGCCATGTGGCTCGGCGGCTTTTATAAGAAAGACAGGTTTAAGTACTATTACACGGAACTTAAAGAATCGGTGTCCGGACTGAATAAAGATGCGCCTGTCAAATATATGGGCGTGACCATCGGAAGCGTCAAAGACATAATGATCGATCCTTCCAACCCCACAAAGGTGCGGATACTGCTGGAGGTCCAAAAAGACACCCCTATTCTCCAAGGCATGTATGCGACCCTTAACTTTACCGGCATAACCGGCATCGCATATATTGAGATCAGAGGCGGCAAGCAAGGCGCCTTGCCCTTAACGGCAAAAAACGGTGGGATCCCCGTTATCCCTTCAAGGCCGTCCCTCTTTTCAGAGGTAGGGATGTCAGCGGCCAACATAACTGGCAAGCTCGAACAGGCAATCGATCGCATAAACAGGCTGATGACCGATGAAAATGCAGATCATCTCAATGCCTTCCTGCAACATCTCGATGAACTGTCAGGTCGGTTGAACGACGGATTTTCTCCAAAAACTATAGACAACATCCGTTTACTCGTAGAAAATCTAACTGAGGCCTCGCAAAGACTGAAAAACATCGCGACGGAGGCCGACAGCCTGAGACCTATGGCCAGGGAGCTGTCCCAAAAGGCAGACCTCACCCTGGACAGGCTTGCCTCCGCCTCTTCAAATATCGACGAATTAAGTCTAGAACTGGACAAAAAGGTAAAGGCAGGCGACTACGATATAAAACCCATGCTTGAACCGTCTGTCTTTATGCTGAACGACACACTTCGCGAGGCTAGATCCCTGCTTTCGACACTGCATGAAGAGGCAAAGGCGATCGGAAACAGCCCAGCCGACCTCCTCTTAAAGAGATCACGTCCACTCCTCGGACCAGGCGAGGAATCGGAAAAATGA